The following nucleotide sequence is from Nocardioides daedukensis.
TGCACCAGCTCCAGGTCGCCAAGCAGCTGCTGCGTGGGGCCACCCCGGCGCCGGGTCTGTTCCCGACGCGTCACAAGATCGCTCGACGCGAGGCCGCCGAGCTCAAACTCGCCGATCGTCTTGCCACGGTCGACGACCTGGTCGGTGCCGAATGAGCGGGACTGCCGCCGACCAGGGTGTCGAGGCCACGACCGAGACCGCGCCGGTCCGGGCGGGTGAAGAGCTCGACTGGCCCCGGTTGGAGTCGTTCCTCCGTGAGCACGTGGACGGACTCGAGGGTGAATTCTCGGTGCTGCAGTTCCCGCGTGGTTCGGCCAACCTGACCTATCAGGTGACGATCGGCGACACGCGCCTCGTCGTACGCCGTCCGCCGCTCGGACAGGTCGCTCCCGGGGCGCATGACATGGTGCGTGAGCACCGCGTGCTGTCCAGGCTGCACGCAGAGTATGACCGTGCGCCGAGAGCCCTCGCCCTGTGCGAGGACGTGGATGTCATCGGCGCTCCCTTCCTGGTCTCGGAATATCGCAGTGGAGTGGTGATCTGGGGCGAGATCCCCGAGAGCATGACGCACCGCCCTGATGCCGGACGAGCCGTCGGGTTCGCCGTCGTCGAGGCCCTGGCCGACCTGCACGAGGTTGACGCTGAGTCGGTCGGACTCGGAGATCTCGGGCGCCCCGGTGGCTATCTGGGACGACAGGTGGACGGCTGGCTGAAGCGTTGGTCTGCGGTCGCCGAGGAGGGCAAGGACGTCCTAACCGTCGTGGGAGCCAGGCTCCGCGAACTGCTGCCCGACCGCGCTTCGGGCGCGATCATCCACAATGACTTCAAGATCGACAACTGCCAGTTCACGCCGGGCGACCCGGACCGGGTGACGTCGGTGTTCGACTGGGACATGACCACGTTGGGTGACCCGCTGGCCGACGTCGGCACCCTTCTCAACTACTGGCCCGAGGACGGTGTCGAAGCGGCGATCGCGGTCCCGGGTCTCGACCGTCTCGGTCTGCCGAGCAAGGCAGAGCTCGTCGAGCGCTATGCCCAGCGCCGCGGTCTCGACCTGAGCCGTGAAGACCTGCTCTGGTATGAGGCCCTCGGCTGCTGGAAGACCGCGGTCATCATGCAACAGCTCTACATGCGCTGGGTGCGGGGCGAGTCGACCGATCCGCGCATGGCCGAGCGCGGCGGCCCCGTCGTCTCTTTGGCCGAGCGTGCCCTGAACCTGCTGGACGGTGTCCAGCCCCACGGAAGGAATCTGTCATGAAGGTCGGTCAGCGACTCAAGAGCGCGGTCTGTACGACGAACGTCGTGGTGGTTCGAGCAGCTGAGGTCACTCTCTCCTGCGGTGGAGCGGCGATGGTCGAGAAGCTCGAGGGTGAGCCGAGCGGAGAGGTCGCAGCAGGTCTCGACGGCGGGACTGCCCTCGGCAAGCGCTATCTCCACACCGAATCGGGTCTCGAGGTCATGTGCGTGGCGGCCGGCACCGGTTCGTTGGCGGTCGACGGCGTCGTCCTCGAGCTGAAGGCGGCCAAGTCGCTGCCCGCGTCGGACTGACCCGTCGTGAGCATCCTGATGCTGTTGACCATGGCGGTCGAGCTCGACCCGGATCGTGTCGCGGTCACCTCGGGCGACGAGCAACTCACCTACGGAGCACTGCTCGAGCGCTCCCTCGCCACCGGGGAGCTGCTGCGTCGTGACGGCGCCGACCACATGGCACTGCTCGACCTGAACACGACAGCGTTTCCGGTTGCGCTCTTCGGTGCCGCTGCTGCCGGAGTGCCCCTGGCGCCACTCAACTACCGTCTGGCCGAGGATCGCCTCACCGAGGCAGTCTCCAGGCTCAGCCCGGTCGCGCTGTTCCGGGGCGCCGGGATCGCCAACACGGTCGGACTGGGACCGGCCGATGTGCTGCACTCGACCGTTGACCTCCTCGCGGCCGGGCTCGATTCGGGTCCCGCTGCCGAATCGGATCTGGCCGACAGCGAGTCGCCCGCCGTGCTCCTGTTCACCAGTGGCACGACCGGCACGCCGAAGATCGCGATCCTGCGTCATCGCCACCTGTTCTCCTACGTCACCTCGACCGTCGAGTTCGGTCACGCCGGACCCGAGGAGGCCATCATGGTCTCGGTCCCGAACTACCACATCGCGGGGATCAGCTCGGTCCTCGGCTCGGTCTTCGCAGGCCGCCGCATCGTGCAACTGCCGAGCTTCACCCCCGAGGCCTGGGTAGCCGCTGCCGCTCGTGAGGCCGTGACGCACGCGATGGTCGTGCCGACCATGCTCGGGCGCATCCTCGACGTCCTGGAGAAGACCGGTGACCGGCTGCCCGCACTCAGGCACCTGTCCTACGGAGGAGGCCGGATGCCGGTGGAGGTGGTCGAGAGAGCGGTGCGCATGTTGCCGCACGTCGACTTCGTCAACGCCTACGGACTCACCGAGACCAGTTCGACCGTGACGATCCTCGGACCCGACGACCACCGCGAGGCGCTGGCCAGCGACGACCCGGCTGTTCGCGGACGGCTCGGCTCCGTGGGACGGCCTGTGCCGAGCATCGAGCTCGAGATCCGCGGCGACGACGGCCGCGTGGTCGGGCCCGACGAGATCGGCGAGGTCTATGTCCGCGGCGACCAGGTCTCCGGTGAGTACACCTCACACAGCATTCTCGACGCCGACGGCTGGTATGCCACGCGGGACCAGGGACGTCTCGACAGCGACGGGTTCCTCTACCTGCGCGGTCGGGCGGACGACATCATCGTGCGTGGTGGCGAGAACATCTCGCCCGAGGAGGTCGAGGACGTGCTGACCAGCCACCCCCGTGTGCGGGCAGCGGCGGTTGTCGGCGTACCGGACGTGGAGTGGGGCGAGCGCGTCGAGGCTGTGGTCGTGGTCGCTGACGACCTGCCGACCGATGGGGGACCCGCCGGCCAGGAGCTCACCGACGAGCTCGCGGGCTGGGTGCGTGAACGGCTCCGGTCCACCAGGGTGCCCGCGGCCTTCCACCTGTGGGGCGAGCTCCCCTTCAACGAGACCGGCAAACTCCTGCGTCGCTCCGTGCGTGCGGACCTGTCAGCGCGGGCGGACATCGCATGATCAGCATCGAGCCCGCGGAGATCGACGCGGTCCGCTCCGTCGCGGCCGACTTCTTCGACCGCTACCGGGTCGTTCTCGACGACGACGACGTGCCCCGCTACGACCGGTCCGTCTGGTCGAGGGCCTGCTCCGACCTCGGCGTCGGTGCAATCGTCGAGCCCGAGGAGGACGGCGGCGTGGGAGGAGGCGCGGCGATGCTGTCGGCCGTGCTGGTCGAGGCCGGCCGGACCCTCAGCCCGTTACCCCTGCTCAGTTCGGCCGTACGTGCCCAGACCGCGATCCGGGTCCTGGCGACGCCGGCGGCGCGCGCCGAGCTGCTCCCGTCTCTCCTGACCGGAGAGGTCATCGCGACGCTCGCACCCCGGGACGGCACCGTCGCGTCGATCGAAGCCGTGCACGTCGGAACGCAGGACCCCGGTGACGGATGGACGCTGTCGGGCTCGGTCGGTCGGGTGCTCGACGGACTTGGTGCCGACCTCATCCTGGTCACCGCCTCGGTGGGTCACGAGGTCGGACTCTTCGTGGTCGAGGGTCACGTGGATCGCGTGGCGCAGGAGACGGTCGACGTGACGCGGCAGTTCGCTCGCCTCAGCTTCTCCTCCACCCCGGCCAGGCTGATCGGCACCGCCGATCAGTCCGCGCTGGCCGCGATCGATCACTGGACGACGCTCGCCCTGGCCGCAGACCAGGTGGGCGGCGCGCAAGCCTGCCTCGACCTGACCGTCGACTACCTTCGGACCCGCGTCCAGTTCGGCCGTGTGCTGGGCTCGTTCCAGTCGCTCAAGCATCAGTGCGCCGACCTCGCTCTGCGGGTCGATGAGGCGCGATCGGCGCTTGCGCACCTCGTCTGGGCGCTCGACGAGTCCCCGGCCCACGCGCCCGAGGCGGCGGCCATCGCGGCGGTGACCGCGTCGAACGCCTACGTGACCTGCGCCGACGAGACCGTGCACCTGCACGGTGGAATCGGGTTCACGTGGGAGCACGACGCACACCGATACGTACGTCGCGCCCTCACCGACAGGTCGGCCTTCCACTCCGTGCGTGCGGCGCGCGAAGCGGTGCTGACTGCCTGCGGAATCTGACTCGAACCCCACCTGACCCACGCCACCCGAGAGGAACCAGATGACCACCGAAGTCTCACCCACTCTGTCCCACGTCTCAGCCCAGACGGAGTCCTACCTGAAGGACAAGTTCTTCGGCCACGTGATCGACGGCGCAGTCGTTGAGTCGATTGGTGGCGGCACCATGCCGGTCATCGATCCCTCCACGGGGATCCAGATCGCCACCGCTGCCAGCGGTGAGACCGCCGACGTCGACCGTGTGGTGACCAGCTCGCGTCGGGCCTTCGACGAGGGCACCTGGCGCAACCTCGCACCACTGGAGAAGGAGCACCGTCTGCATCGTCTCGCGCGGCTCATCGACGAGAACCGCACGGTCTTTGGCGACCTGGACGCCATCGATGCCGGCCTGCTTCGCACCTATACGGCGTTCCTCGAGGACTTCGGCGTCAACGCGACGTCTTACTTCGCGGGGTGGCCGAGCAAGCTGCACGGCTCCATCCCGCCGGTGCCGACAGGGATGAACGTGCAGCACCGTCGGGTGCCGCGTGGTGTGGTCGGTCTCATCGTTCCGTGGAACGGCCCCACTGCGGTGGTGGCGATGGCAGCCGCCGCCCTCGCCGCCGGCAACTCCGTGATCCTCAAGGCCGCGGAGAACACGCCAATGAGCGCCGTACTCATGGCAGAACTGGCCTTCGAGGCCGGAATCCCGGCGGGTGCCTTCAACGTCCTCCAGGGCACCGGTCAGGCGGTGGGCTCGGCGCTCGTCGAACATCCCGGCACCGACTTCATCAGCTTCACGGGGTCTGCAGCCACCGGGCGCGCGATCCAGAGCACCGCGGCCAGGAGCCTGACGCCCGTCGCTCTCGAGCTCGGCGGCAAGAGCCCGTTCATCGTGTTCGACGACGCGGAGATCGCGTCGACCGCAGCGGCCGCCACGGCGGCGGTCTGGAGCGGTCAGGGCCAGATCTGCACCGCCGGGTCGCGCGTGCTGGTCCAGCGGTCGATCCACGACGAGTTCGTGGCAGCAATGGTCGACGCGAGCCGCTCGGTCACGGTGGGACACGTCTTCGACGCATCGGCCACGCTGGGACCGCTCGTCTCCCAGACACAGTTGGACCGCGTTGCGGCCTATGTCGACCTCGGCCGCTCCGAGGGCGTGCAGGTCGCACTCGACGGCGGCGTCACCGGCGACGGTGGCTTCTTCCACGAACCCGTCATCTTCACCGACGTCCGCAACGAGATGCGCATCGCCCAGGAGGAGATCTTCGGGCCGGTCATGTCAGTCATCCCGTTCGACGACGAGGCCGACGCGCTCCGGATCGCCAACGACGTCGACTATGGCCTCGCTGCCGGCATCTTCACCAACGACCTGCGCCGCAGCCAACGGATGACCGATGGACTCGATGTGGGCACGGTCTGGGTCAACACCTACCAGGCGGGCTACCCGACGGTCTCCTACGGCGGGGTCAAGCAGTCTGGCTATGGCCGCACCCTTGGCGAGGAGATGGTGCACGAGCTCACGCACATCAAGAGCGTCTGGATCGCCCAGTGACACCCGGCACACCCCAGGAGCACAACAACATGACTTCGACCCTCAGCGGCAAGGTGGCACTGGTCACCGGAGCGACCCGCGGGCTGGGTCGGGCGATCGCAGAAGGCCTGGCGCGGGAAGGGGTCAAGGTCGTCGTCTCGAGCCGAAAGCCGGAGGCGTGTGCTGCCGTGGCAGCGGAGATCACGGAGCTCACCGGCGCCCGGACGATGGCGCTGCCGCTGCACGTCGGACGCTGGGATGACATCGCACCCGCCGTCGCGCGCATCGAGTCCGAGCTCGGGCCACTCGACATCCTGGTGAACAACGCGGGCATCGCCCCGTTGGCACCGGACCCCCTCGAGCTCACCGAGGCTCTCTATGACAAGACCATGGAGGTCAACCTCAAGGGCCCCTTCCGGTTAATGGCCGTCGTCGGGGCCCAGATGGCCCGGACGGGGGGTGGGTCGATCATCAACATCTCGAGCATCGGTTCGCAACGCCCCAGCGCCGGCGAGGCGACGTACTCCGCGGCGAAGGCTGGCCTGAACGCTCTGACCCAGGCCTTCGCCCAGGCCTACGCCCCTGAAGTCAGGGTCAACTGCGTCATGCCGGGTGCCTTCGCCACCGACATGTCGAGCGGGTGGGACGACCACTTCATCGGTCTGGTCACCGACGGACTGCCGGCCGGACGTCTCGGCGTGCCGAAGGAGCTCGTCGGAATGGTCGCCCACCTTGCTGGCGACGCCAGCTCCTACACGACAGGCGCCGTGATCCCCGTCGATGGCGGCCGGCTGGCGGTCTACTGACCGCGTGGGGCAGGCGCTGACGGCGTACGGCTCAGTCGAGCTGCACCTTGGACAGCGCCAGCCAGGTGTCGACGACGGTGTCCGGGTTGAGCGACATCGACTCGATGCCCTGCTTGAGAAGCCACTCGGCGAGATCGGGATGGTCGCTGGGGCCCTGGCCACAGATGCCGACGTACTTCCCGGCGTCCCGGCACGCCTTGATCGCGCGCTCGAGCATGAACAACACCGCCGGGTCGCGCTCGTCGAAGGAGCCGGCGACCAGCGAGGAGTCGCGGTCGAGGCCGAGGGTCAGCTGGGTCATGTCGTTGGAGCCGATCGAGAAGCCGTCGAAGTGCTGGAGGAACTGCTCGGCGAGGATCGCGTTGGACGGGACCTCGCACATCATCACGACCTGCAGGCCGTTCTCCCCGCGGACCAGGCCGTGCTCGCCGAGCAGGGCGATGACGCCCTCGGCCTCGGCCACGGTCCGGACGAACGGGATCATGATCTTGACGTTGGTCAGGCCCATCTCGTCGCGGACGAACTTCAGCGCCTCGGCCTCCATCGCGAAGCACTCCGCGAAGTCATCGGACAGATAGCGCGAGGCCCCGCGATAGCCGAGCATCGGGTTCTCCTCGTGGGGCTCATAGAGCTCACCGCCGACGAGGTTGGCATATTCGTTGGACTTGAAGTCGCTCATCCGCACGATCACCGGCTCCGGCGCGAAGGCCGCGGCCAGGATCGAGACCCCCTCGGCGACGCGCTGGACGAAGAAGTCGCGGGGGCTGGGATAGGCCTGGACCGCCTCGGCGATCTGGGAGCGCAAGGGCTCCTCCAAGGACTCATGGGCGAGCAGGGCCTTGGGGTGGATGCCGATCTGGCGGTTGATGATGAACTCGAGGCGAGCCAGGCCGACGCCGGCGTTCGGCAGCTGGGCGAAGGCGAAGGCCTGCTCGGGGGTTCCGATGTTCATCATGATCTTGGTGGGGATCTCCGGCATCGAGGACAGCTCGGTCTCCTCGATGCTGAAGTCGAGCAGGCCGTCATAGACCAGGCCGGTGTCGCCCTCGGCGCAGGAGACGGTGACCTCGCGTCCATCGGTCAGCTCCCGGGTGCCCTGTCCGGTGCCGACCACGGCAGGGATGCCGAGCTCACGGGCGATGATCGCCGCGTGGCAGGTGCGTCCACCACGGTTGGTGACGATCGCCGAGGCCCGCTTCATGATCGGCTCCCAGTCGGGGTCGGTCATGTCGGCGACGAGCACCTCACCCTGGACGAACTCGTGCATCTGGTCGATGGAGGTCATCACCCGCACCGCGCCCGCGCCGATCTTCTGGCCGATCGCGCGGCCGTCGATCACGACCGTGCCACCGCGGGCGTCCATCCGGAAGCGCTGCTGTACGCCGGCTCGCGACATCACCGTCTCCGGCCGGGCCTGCAGGATGTAGAGCTTGGAGTCGAGCCCGTCCTTGCCCCACTCGATGTCCATCGGCCGGCCGTAGTGCTCCTCGATGGTCAGCGCGTGCCGCGCCAGCTCCTCCACCTCGGCGTCGCTCAGGCTGAGCAGGCCCTGCTCGGCAGGGTCGGTGTCGACGAACTCGGTGGTGCGCCCGACCGTGGGGTCGTCGGTGTAGACCATCTTCGTGGCCTTCGAGCCGACGCCACGCTTGAGCACCGCGGGACGGCCGGCACGCAGGGCCGGCTTGTAGACGTAGAACTCGTCGGGGTTGACCGCGCCCTGCACGACCGCCTCGCCCAAGCCGTAGGACGACGTCACGAAGACCGCGTCGTTGAAGCCGGACTCGGTGTCCATCGTGAACATCACGCCCGAGGCGCCGATGTCCGAGCGCACCATCTGCTGGACGCCGGCCGAGAGCGCCACACTGTCGTGGTCGAAGTCGTGGTGCACGCGATAGGCGATCGCCCGGTCGTTGTAGAGCGAGGCGAAGACCTCACGGATCGCCTGCAGCACGCCCTCGATGCCCACGATGTTGAGGAAGGTCTCCTGCTGGCCGGCGAAGGAGGCGTCGGGGAGGTCCTCGGCGGTCGCACTCGAGCGGACCGCGAACGAGACGTCGTCACGCCCGTCGACCAGGACGTCGTACGCCGAGCGGATGTCTGCCTCGAGGTCTGCCGGGAACGGCCGGCTGGCGACCGCCTCACGCAGTGATCGACCGACCTCGGCGAGGCGCTGGGTGTCGTCGGTGTCGAGGTCACGCAGGGCCGAGGAGATCTCCTCGGCCAGGCCGGTGTCGCCGATGAAGCGACGGAACGCGTCGGCGGTGGTGGCGAAGCCGTCGGGAACGTTGACGCCCAGCGAGGCCAGGTTGCTCACCATCTCGCCGAGGGACGAGTTCTTGCCGCCGACCTGCTCGAGGTCGCCCAGGCCGAGTTCGGCGAAGGGACGGACGTTGGGGGACTCGCTCATCGAGGGCTCCTTGGGAGGGACGTGCTGGGGTCGGGAAGCGCCGGGGGTGGCTTCATCTTCTTGAGTCGCTGCAGGATGATCGTCGAGATCTCCTCCACGGAGATCGTCGAGGAGTCGACGACCGGCAGTGCGTGGCGCTTGAACATCTCCGCGGTGCGGCGCAGCTCGAAGGTGCACTGCTCGAGCGAGGCATAGCGCGAGTCCGGCCGGCGTTCCTGGCGGATCGCAGCCAGTCGCTGGGGCGAGGTGATCAGCCCGAAGCAGCGCTCGCGCAGGTCCCGGACCGGTCGCGGCAGCTCGGCCACGGCCAGGTCCTCCTCCACGATCGGATAGTTGGCCACGAAGAGTCCGTGCTGGAGGGCGAGGTACATCGAGGTGGGCGTCTTGCCGCAGCGTGACGGGGCCAGCAGGATGACGTCGGCCTTGTCCAGACCGCGCACGCTCTGCCCGTCGTCGTGCTCGATCGTGTACTCGATGGCCTGCATCCGGCTGTTGTAGCGCTTGATGTCACCGACGCCGTGCAGTCGGGCGGGCGAGCGGACCGCCGGCGTCTCCAGGATCGACTCGACCGAGCGCATGTGCAGGTCGAAGAAGTCGATCACCGGGCAGCGGGTACGCCGCAGCTCCAGGCGCACCTCGTCGCTCGCGGCGGTGACGAACACCAGGGGCGTGCGCGGGCTCTCGGCCAGGGCGCGGTCGAGGCGGACGACCACCTCACGGGCTTCCTCGACCGAAGCGATGAACGGGATCACGGTGCGGTTGAAGCGCAGGTCCGGGAACTGGATCAGCAGCGCGTTGCCCATCGTCTCGGCGCTGATGCCGGTGCTGTCGGACAGGAAGAAGACCGGCACCACGCCGTCGCCGACAGTGCTCGCCCCTGCCCCAGTGCCAGTCCCAGTTTCCACGGGCTCAGCCTACGGAAGGTGCCGGTGGAGTGGAGGTGGCCCTCCATCATTGACCGGTCGCCGTCGCGGGGTGCGGCCGAACTGGTCTGGACCGGTGCGGTCGAATTCGTGCAAACCACTGACAGGACGTCGGGAGTTGTTGCACGATTCATTCGCCCCGCTGGCGACCCGAGACGCCGGCGGGGCTCCTACCTACTTGCGCGCCGCAATGTGATCCACATCGCAAGAACCTGTTCTAGTGTCGGTTTTGTCCTCTACGCTGCGCGAATGAAGACGACCCGTGCAGCCGTCGCCCTGTGTGTCGCGCTGGTGCTCTCGCTGCTGGCCCTGATCACCTCCACGGCCTCCGCGGCCCCGGTCGGGATCACCCTCGACGGGCCGTCCGCGGTGATGCCGCTCGATGAGGCCACGCTCAGCGTCAACGCCTCCGGTCAGGTCCGGGCCGGTGACAAGGTCACCCTCGAGCACAAGGCATACGGCATCTATTGGTATGCGTCGCGCACGGTGCGCCTCGACTCCTCGCTGCAGGCCAGCTTCACGGTGAGCCAGAAGGTCGTCGGGGAGTACGACTACCGGGTCCGGCTGCACGCCACGTCGAAGCACCCCAGCGCGCTGACCTCGACGTACACGCTTCGCGTCGTCTCGACCACGCTGCCCGCGCCCAGCCCCGACCCGGTCCCCGATGGCGACAGCGGTGTGGGCGGCGGCGACGCGGGCGGGGACCCGGTCACCTCCGACGACTGCGGCGGCGCCCGGCCGGTCAAGGCCGACGGCGAGCCCTGGGTGTGCACCTACAACGACGAGTTCAACGGCACCCAGCTCGATCGCAGCATGTGGGTCCCGCAGCGGACCAGCACCTCGCGGGTCGTCAACGGAACCTCCTCGCTCTACACCTGCTACGACGACCGGTCCGACGTGATCGACGTACGCGAGGGCAACCTCGAGCTGTCGATGGTGCGCCTGCCCGAGGTCGTCGACTGTGGCCAGGGCAAGGCCTCGCGCTACGTCGCCGGTCAGGTCACCCACTACGGCACGTTCTCGCAGACCTACGGGAAGTATGAGATCCGGGCACAGTTCCCCGCGGTCCGCGAGCGGGGGCTCCAGTCGGCGCTGTGGCTGTGGCCCGTCAACCCCACGAAGTACGGCCTGTGGCCGCTGTCCGGCGAGATCGACATCGCCGAGTCCTACTCGCGCTACCCCGATCACGCCATCCC
It contains:
- a CDS encoding phosphotransferase family protein — its product is MSGTAADQGVEATTETAPVRAGEELDWPRLESFLREHVDGLEGEFSVLQFPRGSANLTYQVTIGDTRLVVRRPPLGQVAPGAHDMVREHRVLSRLHAEYDRAPRALALCEDVDVIGAPFLVSEYRSGVVIWGEIPESMTHRPDAGRAVGFAVVEALADLHEVDAESVGLGDLGRPGGYLGRQVDGWLKRWSAVAEEGKDVLTVVGARLRELLPDRASGAIIHNDFKIDNCQFTPGDPDRVTSVFDWDMTTLGDPLADVGTLLNYWPEDGVEAAIAVPGLDRLGLPSKAELVERYAQRRGLDLSREDLLWYEALGCWKTAVIMQQLYMRWVRGESTDPRMAERGGPVVSLAERALNLLDGVQPHGRNLS
- a CDS encoding AMP-binding protein; translated protein: MSILMLLTMAVELDPDRVAVTSGDEQLTYGALLERSLATGELLRRDGADHMALLDLNTTAFPVALFGAAAAGVPLAPLNYRLAEDRLTEAVSRLSPVALFRGAGIANTVGLGPADVLHSTVDLLAAGLDSGPAAESDLADSESPAVLLFTSGTTGTPKIAILRHRHLFSYVTSTVEFGHAGPEEAIMVSVPNYHIAGISSVLGSVFAGRRIVQLPSFTPEAWVAAAAREAVTHAMVVPTMLGRILDVLEKTGDRLPALRHLSYGGGRMPVEVVERAVRMLPHVDFVNAYGLTETSSTVTILGPDDHREALASDDPAVRGRLGSVGRPVPSIELEIRGDDGRVVGPDEIGEVYVRGDQVSGEYTSHSILDADGWYATRDQGRLDSDGFLYLRGRADDIIVRGGENISPEEVEDVLTSHPRVRAAAVVGVPDVEWGERVEAVVVVADDLPTDGGPAGQELTDELAGWVRERLRSTRVPAAFHLWGELPFNETGKLLRRSVRADLSARADIA
- a CDS encoding acyl-CoA dehydrogenase family protein is translated as MISIEPAEIDAVRSVAADFFDRYRVVLDDDDVPRYDRSVWSRACSDLGVGAIVEPEEDGGVGGGAAMLSAVLVEAGRTLSPLPLLSSAVRAQTAIRVLATPAARAELLPSLLTGEVIATLAPRDGTVASIEAVHVGTQDPGDGWTLSGSVGRVLDGLGADLILVTASVGHEVGLFVVEGHVDRVAQETVDVTRQFARLSFSSTPARLIGTADQSALAAIDHWTTLALAADQVGGAQACLDLTVDYLRTRVQFGRVLGSFQSLKHQCADLALRVDEARSALAHLVWALDESPAHAPEAAAIAAVTASNAYVTCADETVHLHGGIGFTWEHDAHRYVRRALTDRSAFHSVRAAREAVLTACGI
- a CDS encoding aldehyde dehydrogenase family protein, with amino-acid sequence MTTEVSPTLSHVSAQTESYLKDKFFGHVIDGAVVESIGGGTMPVIDPSTGIQIATAASGETADVDRVVTSSRRAFDEGTWRNLAPLEKEHRLHRLARLIDENRTVFGDLDAIDAGLLRTYTAFLEDFGVNATSYFAGWPSKLHGSIPPVPTGMNVQHRRVPRGVVGLIVPWNGPTAVVAMAAAALAAGNSVILKAAENTPMSAVLMAELAFEAGIPAGAFNVLQGTGQAVGSALVEHPGTDFISFTGSAATGRAIQSTAARSLTPVALELGGKSPFIVFDDAEIASTAAAATAAVWSGQGQICTAGSRVLVQRSIHDEFVAAMVDASRSVTVGHVFDASATLGPLVSQTQLDRVAAYVDLGRSEGVQVALDGGVTGDGGFFHEPVIFTDVRNEMRIAQEEIFGPVMSVIPFDDEADALRIANDVDYGLAAGIFTNDLRRSQRMTDGLDVGTVWVNTYQAGYPTVSYGGVKQSGYGRTLGEEMVHELTHIKSVWIAQ
- a CDS encoding SDR family NAD(P)-dependent oxidoreductase, which codes for MTSTLSGKVALVTGATRGLGRAIAEGLAREGVKVVVSSRKPEACAAVAAEITELTGARTMALPLHVGRWDDIAPAVARIESELGPLDILVNNAGIAPLAPDPLELTEALYDKTMEVNLKGPFRLMAVVGAQMARTGGGSIINISSIGSQRPSAGEATYSAAKAGLNALTQAFAQAYAPEVRVNCVMPGAFATDMSSGWDDHFIGLVTDGLPAGRLGVPKELVGMVAHLAGDASSYTTGAVIPVDGGRLAVY
- the ppsA gene encoding phosphoenolpyruvate synthase, translating into MSESPNVRPFAELGLGDLEQVGGKNSSLGEMVSNLASLGVNVPDGFATTADAFRRFIGDTGLAEEISSALRDLDTDDTQRLAEVGRSLREAVASRPFPADLEADIRSAYDVLVDGRDDVSFAVRSSATAEDLPDASFAGQQETFLNIVGIEGVLQAIREVFASLYNDRAIAYRVHHDFDHDSVALSAGVQQMVRSDIGASGVMFTMDTESGFNDAVFVTSSYGLGEAVVQGAVNPDEFYVYKPALRAGRPAVLKRGVGSKATKMVYTDDPTVGRTTEFVDTDPAEQGLLSLSDAEVEELARHALTIEEHYGRPMDIEWGKDGLDSKLYILQARPETVMSRAGVQQRFRMDARGGTVVIDGRAIGQKIGAGAVRVMTSIDQMHEFVQGEVLVADMTDPDWEPIMKRASAIVTNRGGRTCHAAIIARELGIPAVVGTGQGTRELTDGREVTVSCAEGDTGLVYDGLLDFSIEETELSSMPEIPTKIMMNIGTPEQAFAFAQLPNAGVGLARLEFIINRQIGIHPKALLAHESLEEPLRSQIAEAVQAYPSPRDFFVQRVAEGVSILAAAFAPEPVIVRMSDFKSNEYANLVGGELYEPHEENPMLGYRGASRYLSDDFAECFAMEAEALKFVRDEMGLTNVKIMIPFVRTVAEAEGVIALLGEHGLVRGENGLQVVMMCEVPSNAILAEQFLQHFDGFSIGSNDMTQLTLGLDRDSSLVAGSFDERDPAVLFMLERAIKACRDAGKYVGICGQGPSDHPDLAEWLLKQGIESMSLNPDTVVDTWLALSKVQLD
- a CDS encoding pyruvate, water dikinase regulatory protein, producing METGTGTGAGASTVGDGVVPVFFLSDSTGISAETMGNALLIQFPDLRFNRTVIPFIASVEEAREVVVRLDRALAESPRTPLVFVTAASDEVRLELRRTRCPVIDFFDLHMRSVESILETPAVRSPARLHGVGDIKRYNSRMQAIEYTIEHDDGQSVRGLDKADVILLAPSRCGKTPTSMYLALQHGLFVANYPIVEEDLAVAELPRPVRDLRERCFGLITSPQRLAAIRQERRPDSRYASLEQCTFELRRTAEMFKRHALPVVDSSTISVEEISTIILQRLKKMKPPPALPDPSTSLPRSPR
- a CDS encoding glycoside hydrolase family 16 protein translates to MKTTRAAVALCVALVLSLLALITSTASAAPVGITLDGPSAVMPLDEATLSVNASGQVRAGDKVTLEHKAYGIYWYASRTVRLDSSLQASFTVSQKVVGEYDYRVRLHATSKHPSALTSTYTLRVVSTTLPAPSPDPVPDGDSGVGGGDAGGDPVTSDDCGGARPVKADGEPWVCTYNDEFNGTQLDRSMWVPQRTSTSRVVNGTSSLYTCYDDRSDVIDVREGNLELSMVRLPEVVDCGQGKASRYVAGQVTHYGTFSQTYGKYEIRAQFPAVRERGLQSALWLWPVNPTKYGLWPLSGEIDIAESYSRYPDHAIPYMHYLQGPMIRSTNTNIVTGMCEIKHGEFNTYGLEWKAKQLKIFVNGELCIENNYSALNAPGSAAPFDHPFFLALTQLMGARGNEYNPAVMPEKVTTKIDYARIWK